The Phaseolus vulgaris cultivar G19833 chromosome 10, P. vulgaris v2.0, whole genome shotgun sequence DNA window ATACTTGATGTACTTGCCACGCTCCACACAACTGACGGTCAACATGTTTACAGTGGAAAAGGAAACGAAAAATCAACTGGTACTTTGTGAGGGCTTTACGTGATAATACTATAGACAGTGGCCAGTGCACCTAAAACCAGAACCAAAAGTAGAAACATTAATGATGCAAACGGGAGGAAGACTTTCATAAGcatataaagaaaagaaaagacctTGTAACTTAGTGCAAATGTTTCAAGTCCAGTGATGCTAACAGTTTCCTCCAAATCATTATCACTAGAACTTCTCTGACTAGCTTCAAGATCATTAAATGTTCCCAACCTTCTAAGCAAAGAAGATTTTTCCTGGAAGTGAAATGTTTGCATCATGTGTGAAAATTTGACATTTACGCCTCTAAAAGAGTTTCTTACAAACTTAATTAGTTACTTGCCACAACACAGGTTAAGCCTTCGTGAAAAGGATCCGCTGCAGCTGCTGTAGTACGCAATGCAAGGTCTAGAAGTGACTAAACAGAAGATAGGAAAAACATACAAGAGAAAAGGAAAGACATATAATTAGAATCTAGATacctttcaaaattaaataggCAAGTGTTTGGCAACTTGAATTTACATGGAGAATAAAAATGGTATGGGAAATTAAAGGATATTTCATTACTATACCTGCAGCTTCTCAACTGAGACTTCATCAGGCTTTTTTGCTAGTTCATCCCGTGCAATATCCATAAAATGTACTAAGAAATCACCCTGTATCGTAAAACTATGAGTACGATCCAAGAAAAAAGGGTGTTTCTGAAATGTACATTATCATTGGGAATTGATTCTTTGAGAGGCATCTATGCAATCACATATAAATGCATAATTTGActgtaatataaaaatagttatgTAATAACTTCCTGATTCAGAACTTGGCCTATCATGTGCTCACACAAGACATGGTTTTATGATCAGTTTGGAACCATTGTAACTTTTGGTCAAGCCAAATTTCAGAAATAGACAAGTTTTGTAATGATTTtccatttgaaattttttcttcctttcaatTCGCTTGTTACTAACATAAAACCTCTTTTTATAGATGACAATGCCTACAGTAACTATGATGAAAATAATCATAAGGTCATCTTCAATTTTTACATAAAGCCCTATGGATATGATAGTCAACCCGATAATCTTAGGTATGGTCAAGAGCCAAAAAGAACACGCTTGATTCTTGAATACCAAGCTTAGTTTGTTCCTAATTTCCTAAAAACCTCCCTTTTCCATATGATAGCCCTCTCTCCCTTTTCTTCTACTCAACAAAAATTGTCAAATCATAATGACATTATCCCCATCAAAAGTTTAAATCCATCTATTACTGAATTTTATGACTAATCTCTTGAATCATGATCATAAAGCAAGGACTAAAAATTCTACTGCAATTTGAAAATATTCAAGTGGTATTTGTTTAGAAAACCCAAGTACAAGCATTGCAACAAACATTACATCTGCATTTAGAACTGTGTTTATCATTCTGTTCCGTTCAAACTTATGCCTTCAAAGTAAAAATAGTCAGTTATTAGGGTGCATTtgatttactttttcttttcattttccatTGATATTTCTTGTTAATAATTGCAAAAGTAccactttattttatatttccaaGAATTTGTGACAGAAAATAACTGAAAACAAAGTGTCATCTTTTGTAATTACTagtaaaaatatatcaaaaaaagaattaagaaaattaatagcCAGTTTTGTTTTGCCAGCATAGCTAATTATTGTCTCCACAATTGACAAAGATGATCATGATCATACCTGATCAAGAAGAAGATAGTGTTTAATTGACTTCAGCCTTCCTGTTAGATCATACTAAACATAGGAACACACTTTACCATCACAACTAGGATATTTTAACAATAACTATTGCAAAAGTATTAAAATGTAAGCTGAGAAACTTATCACCATATAAAACTCACCTTTTCCTTAATGAGATTCAAGAGTTCACTGCTTGCAAAGTTATAAGCAGCCTTAATACATTCAAGATAATGATGATTTGATCCAAAACTCATAAGTTTTGAATTTTCTGATGGAGGGACCTAACGTAAAAAAAGTACTTGTATTCAGTGAAGCaatcacttttaaaaaaataaaatatttttattaccaCCATCTGATCTTAagtcaaagaaaacaaaaaattaattctaaataCAAAGTACAAACACAACAGTGACAAACCTGAACATTGTGTCCACATTCTCTCATgacatttaaatattttcctGTCGTCAAAATTGTCCCTGCAATATTTGCAAGGAAACTAGGAATTCCATCTTTAAGGCTATAACGTTGTCGCCAATACTTAGCTTCATAATCCTGGGTGAGACTCTCCTATAGAGAATTTTAAACTGAGACTATATGAAAAAACAGGTTTTGATATTTTGGGTAGTTATACGTTATAAAGATTTTGATCTACCTTCTGAAGAGATTTGTCCTCTGCGATGAAAAATTCACCATAAGGATCATCTATTACACCTTCATAAACCCATCTGCAGCATTGTTCAATTcccaaattaaaaagaaaattaaatccTAAATAGAGTCAACTAAAGCTTATTAACAAGAGAAGTCAGCACAGTGATAAATTTTATGTGAAAGtgctaaataatttttttactgcACCAAAGGCCTTTTTGTACGGGAATGGGacgagaaaaagaaaatgatgaTCTTCCACTCCTGTGCCAAAATATACCTCTAATTTTGGGTTATTTTAAAGATCCAAACCAAAGAAAAGACAATAATTAGTTAACCAACCTCAACTTTCTACATTTCTACTTTCTTCCATCAATAACTTCCATTCTCTAAGATCAATAGAAGCCCAAAAACTAAAAAGAGATGCAACCATGGATGGTGTGTTTCCATCAAAGTTTGGTGCCAGACTAATTTGATCAAGAAAAGGGTATATGTCTGAGTATGCGGCTGTAATTAATGAATACAACCATTGACTAATACAAGTTTTACTTGTATTGTTTGTGAAAAAGATACAggtaaaattataaatacattATCAGAATTGATAAATTGAATTAGAGAAAGCAACCTATATATTTGATATTGAAGGATGAAGAGCAAGGAGAAACCTTTCTAATATGCTCATGTAAGCACTACTTGCACATTGTGTCATTTTCTCCAGCATCAACCGCACAGCATTGTCCCCAGCCATAGCCTTTGCCTAGATAGAGTAGAGGCCATAGTAGAGAGAATTAAGAGCTTAAAAACTTACTTACGAAACTAAATGAAGTGTTGACTTATATAGAGAATGGTAAGAATTACAAGGGAACTTCATTACCTGGCTCTGAAGTAAGTTAAGAACAGCAGACCCACAAATGTTGCTGACTGAAGCCTTCTGTATGAGAGTGGATAATGCCTGCATTGACCTCATCATGGGCtgaaaaatatcattaaaataaCTATTAGAAAGCATTTGGAAAATATTTACTTGAACTCAAGAAAGATAAATCTGTACCTGACAATAAAACCACAATCCTTGAAGGGAAAGTCTCCCAAGCCGAAATTGGTGTTCAAGCTGAGCCACCATAGCCTGGTAATCCTGGTAAAGATAACCCCATGAATATAAAAGTATGTTCTAATTACAAATAGTGTATTTCAATCATAGCAATATGATTTGGCAGAACTGCAACAAAGGAAAGCATCAATACTCTGTTACAAATTATTTCCCAGAACAAAGCACCTGCAAGAAACTCCAACACAAAAGGAACAAGAATACAGAACGACATGGCAATCAACAGAATCTACCTAAAAATTATCACTTGTTGGTTTATTCTAATGACAGTTTTACACTAAACTTTTATGGCCAGGTTTGACTAGttccaaatataataatatatggtAGCCAATATCCATTAACTTCCATTTGATCTCCTGTACTCACCCACCCCCCACCACCCTTCATTTTTGAGCTTTCACCTTTGCACTCTTGCTGGTTAAGTAATTTCATCTTACTAATTTTTGTTTAGAAAAGAGGAAAAGGTAATTGTTCCCAATACTTTGCTATGGTCAAGCATAACCGACATCAATTTTGGTTACATTGAGATACTCTATTGGGAGGAAGGCCTTGGAACAATGGTAAGTATCTATAATTGGAGTTTAAGACCTAACTAAACTCAACAAAATTAGTTTGTGAGTTAAGGATTTCCCAAGCTATGCATGCATTAAATCGGTCATATCTACTGTCAATGCAGGATCTCCACGTGCCCCCCTCCCACCCAAGACTACACATTTGGAGAGTGGACAAATGCAGGTTGCCCAATAACAATAACCCCAATGACTAGGAAGTAGCAATTGACATCTAGAGTGTAGGCAAATACAGGTTGTCCAATAACAAATCCAGGATAGGCTCTGATAATCTTAGATTTAGAGCTAAAGGATTAACTCAATTGTACAAAAACCATCTTACAAAGTAAGGATTACACAAGCCTTGCAAAAACTAAATTGGTCATATATTTCTAACCGATGTGGGATTTCAATAGTAAGGTTGTTGCCTTGTCCCCTAAgggtaaaatttaaatttaggaAGCATCCTCACCCCTTGCTGGAATAGGGCTGACTGGCTGAATACATCTACCCTTTCCAAACCACACTAGATAGAAGCCTCATGCATTGGTTTCCTTTTTGgtaattatttgtaatttcatACTAAAATAATTCAACGTATTCTATTGACACCTCAATCTAAATGTCAGATGAAAATACTCAGACCTTGTGCAAATAGAAAGCACAATACAAGAAACATTCAAAACATATGATAGCCCAACAATAGGTTATTTCCTGCTACAAAAGTGAATACACATATATAAAGTAACAATCAACCATTTCATGCAGAATGTAAGACCAACTGACTCACTATTCAGGAAAACCTACGAGAAGAAGTGCCCTCAGTGCAGCAGAAAAAGCATGATTAACCAGGCCATTCTGGAACTGAGACCTTGACTCCACAAACTGGTCAATCAACAAAAAACTCTTGCAAAGAGGAAATATCCGTTTTGCCAATTCCTGCAATATACAAACTGTCTCAGAAACAGTTACATGAAGTTCATCATCAACATTGTTCATAATCTAAAGTTACACAGTCACAGAATAGTTCTATTATCCGTTCCACTTACTTTAGCTTACCACTTTGTGTCTTCATTGCATCCACAATTTGGGGGCCCAATTACAATTGCAGGTCAAACTTTTAAATGATGGTGAAAACTTAAATTCATAATtggttgaagaaaaaaatatcttttttatttgaacttCTGCCAAAAATCAAGATATAAATTTCAGTAAAAGAAATGCATGATTTGAATTATAAGATAGATGCTTCACATCCCGAACAAGAGTCTATGgcattaaaataataacatttacAAGTTAGAAATATTGAAAGAAAATTCTAGTAAAACAGTACGTTACGATACTGTACATATTGAACACCCCATAAAGTTGAGTAAAGAGCACTTCCAATGTTAAAATTGAAGCTCAAATATGGTAACAGAAATTATGATAAATCTCACCTGCAGGGCCAAATCCATTGATGGGTCGACCAGGAAAGAAATATCATCATTCTTTCCACGAACTGTTTTGATTAAGACGTACCGTCCTTCAATGCCAACCATGGCCGAGAGCACATCATCAATAACAATAAGCTCCTACATTTCAGGAGCAAACAAACAAATAGCTGAAACTTCAAAAGCTTAACACCCTTGTCGGACAATAAATGCTTATATCAACAGTACTTTGAAATAAAAACTTCCACAAAGCAGAATTTACATATATTATCACACGTATGAATACACAAGAACTAACAAAACAAATCTCACTTCTCTTATCACAAAAACAGATTCAGTCACTCGGCACTTGCCACTTCAAAAACTCTTTAtcacaaaaaataaaacaataaagaaaACTCCATCACTCAGGCACTACAAATACTAACATTCACTGAATTCCTAGCACCTTAACACACAAGCGTTATTAAAACTAAACAAATACACAAAAATTCCTGcgaaattagttttaaattttcccCTCACATTAGGTCAAAATTGTCCACAACATGAGCCGATCCACGCAACAAA harbors:
- the LOC137818768 gene encoding gamma-tubulin complex component 2 isoform X3; the protein is MVAQLEHQFRLGRLSLQGLWFYCQPMMRSMQALSTLIQKASVSNICGSAVLNLLQSQAKAMAGDNAVRLMLEKMTQCASSAYMSILERWVYEGVIDDPYGEFFIAEDKSLQKESLTQDYEAKYWRQRYSLKDGIPSFLANIAGTILTTGKYLNVMRECGHNVQVPPSENSKLMSFGSNHHYLECIKAAYNFASSELLNLIKEKYDLTGRLKSIKHYLLLDQGDFLVHFMDIARDELAKKPDEVSVEKLQSLLDLALRTTAAAADPFHEGLTCVVEKSSLLRRLGTFNDLEASQRSSSDNDLEETVSITGLETFALSYKVHWPLSIVLSRKALTKYQLIFRFLFHCKHVDRQLCGAWQVHQGVRALNTRGTAISRSSLLCRSMLKFINSLLHYLTFEVVEPNWHVMYNRLQSANSIDEVIQHHDFFLDKCLRECLLLLPELLKKVERLKSMCLQYSAATQWLISSSCIDLGKSEEPIDSVGLNKAKRKSGQVLKSTTRNVAVTDSVLKFEKEFNTELQSLGSILNNNSQAEPYLAHLAQWILGVKNEQNGL
- the LOC137818768 gene encoding gamma-tubulin complex component 2 isoform X2, coding for MVGIEGRYVLIKTVRGKNDDISFLVDPSMDLALQELAKRIFPLCKSFLLIDQFVESRSQFQNGLVNHAFSAALRALLLDYQAMVAQLEHQFRLGRLSLQGLWFYCQPMMRSMQALSTLIQKASVSNICGSAVLNLLQSQAKAMAGDNAVRLMLEKMTQCASSAYMSILERWVYEGVIDDPYGEFFIAEDKSLQKESLTQDYEAKYWRQRYSLKDGIPSFLANIAGTILTTGKYLNVMRECGHNVQVPPSENSKLMSFGSNHHYLECIKAAYNFASSELLNLIKEKYDLTGRLKSIKHYLLLDQGDFLVHFMDIARDELAKKPDEVSVEKLQSLLDLALRTTAAAADPFHEGLTCVVEKSSLLRRLGTFNDLEASQRSSSDNDLEETVSITGLETFALSYKVHWPLSIVLSRKALTKYQLIFRFLFHCKHVDRQLCGAWQVHQGVRALNTRGTAISRSSLLCRSMLKFINSLLHYLTFEVVEPNWHVMYNRLQSANSIDEVIQHHDFFLDKCLRECLLLLPELLKKVERLKSMCLQYSAATQWLISSSCIDLGKSEEPIDSVGLNKAKRKSGQVLKSTTRNVAVTDSVLKFEKEFNTELQSLGSILNNNSQAEPYLAHLAQWILGVKNEQNGL
- the LOC137818768 gene encoding gamma-tubulin complex component 2 isoform X1 codes for the protein MNQTTVANFEKPIGCYSPSVQELIVIDDVLSAMVGIEGRYVLIKTVRGKNDDISFLVDPSMDLALQELAKRIFPLCKSFLLIDQFVESRSQFQNGLVNHAFSAALRALLLDYQAMVAQLEHQFRLGRLSLQGLWFYCQPMMRSMQALSTLIQKASVSNICGSAVLNLLQSQAKAMAGDNAVRLMLEKMTQCASSAYMSILERWVYEGVIDDPYGEFFIAEDKSLQKESLTQDYEAKYWRQRYSLKDGIPSFLANIAGTILTTGKYLNVMRECGHNVQVPPSENSKLMSFGSNHHYLECIKAAYNFASSELLNLIKEKYDLTGRLKSIKHYLLLDQGDFLVHFMDIARDELAKKPDEVSVEKLQSLLDLALRTTAAAADPFHEGLTCVVEKSSLLRRLGTFNDLEASQRSSSDNDLEETVSITGLETFALSYKVHWPLSIVLSRKALTKYQLIFRFLFHCKHVDRQLCGAWQVHQGVRALNTRGTAISRSSLLCRSMLKFINSLLHYLTFEVVEPNWHVMYNRLQSANSIDEVIQHHDFFLDKCLRECLLLLPELLKKVERLKSMCLQYSAATQWLISSSCIDLGKSEEPIDSVGLNKAKRKSGQVLKSTTRNVAVTDSVLKFEKEFNTELQSLGSILNNNSQAEPYLAHLAQWILGVKNEQNGL